In a single window of the Paenibacillus sp. MMS20-IR301 genome:
- a CDS encoding MFS transporter has product MTTNLKPELLRPAKQSTRLNHFLLGYFISRIGDALYSFCLPLLSYKLTGSVFVMSSIFALSVLPVILFAPFAGVILDRFNRRRLMLLADLGRMGIIASIPLLAHFGWLAVWQLYIISLLLSLLSTGYDIAVVTIIPQLAGKQLTRGNAGVQTAGQLADMLGPAAAGGLAVLMSITAILWLDVLSFAAILYALYRLPREPARPRTANPAVFSELSQGFLWLIRSPVQLALSLQAAIGNFGYSAAYATLTYYLITALELNTGQIGITYTLLAAGGVAGSLAIIWLDRYFRRGRLIPVLLLAGTCGFVLAGFNRSWLAPGIGFGLVAACNTAWSVLSASIRQEQVPPELLGRVLSFSRVVTRTAMPAGALLGGWMSGALSPAAVFLLAAGAKLIEVMIAAISPIRRL; this is encoded by the coding sequence ATGACCACCAATCTTAAGCCAGAACTGCTGCGGCCAGCGAAACAGTCAACCCGCCTTAATCATTTCCTGCTCGGCTACTTTATTTCCCGGATAGGAGACGCACTTTACTCCTTTTGCCTGCCGCTGTTGTCTTACAAGCTGACCGGCTCTGTATTTGTCATGAGTTCAATATTTGCCCTTAGTGTGCTGCCGGTTATCCTCTTCGCGCCTTTTGCCGGAGTAATTCTGGACCGGTTCAACCGCAGAAGGCTGATGCTCCTGGCCGACCTTGGCCGGATGGGGATCATCGCCTCTATCCCCCTGCTTGCGCACTTCGGGTGGCTCGCGGTCTGGCAGCTGTATATCATCTCGCTGCTCCTGTCCTTATTATCAACCGGTTATGATATTGCCGTTGTTACAATTATTCCGCAGCTGGCCGGCAAGCAGCTTACCCGCGGCAATGCCGGTGTCCAGACCGCAGGCCAGCTGGCCGATATGCTCGGCCCGGCTGCTGCCGGAGGGCTCGCCGTTCTCATGAGCATCACTGCGATCCTGTGGCTGGATGTCCTTTCCTTCGCGGCCATTCTATATGCTCTGTACCGGCTCCCCCGGGAACCGGCACGGCCGCGTACCGCCAACCCGGCTGTATTCTCTGAACTGTCACAGGGCTTTCTCTGGCTGATCCGCAGTCCGGTTCAACTTGCTTTATCTTTACAAGCTGCTATCGGCAACTTTGGATACAGTGCCGCATATGCCACTCTGACGTACTATCTGATTACTGCCCTTGAATTAAATACAGGACAAATCGGCATCACTTATACCCTGCTTGCAGCAGGAGGGGTGGCCGGAAGTCTCGCCATAATCTGGCTTGACCGCTATTTCCGGCGCGGACGGCTGATCCCGGTGCTGCTGCTGGCCGGAACCTGCGGCTTCGTGCTGGCCGGCTTCAACAGATCCTGGCTGGCACCGGGAATCGGCTTCGGACTGGTTGCGGCCTGCAATACCGCCTGGTCCGTATTGTCCGCCTCCATCCGCCAGGAGCAGGTTCCTCCCGAGCTGCTCGGGAGAGTGCTGAGCTTCTCAAGAGTCGTCACCCGCACGGCCATGCCGGCCGGCGCCCTGCTCGGCGGCTGGATGAGCGGTGCACTGTCCCCCGCCGCTGTATTCCTGCTGGCCGCCGGAGCGAAGCTGATTGAGGTGATGATAGCTGCTATCTCGCCGATCCGCAGGTTATGA
- a CDS encoding ABC transporter substrate-binding protein: MTSRGRKFIWTIVLILAMSALAACGADNNAGDANAAQTGNAAGQAQAGTAPAETGNEAASESATRTVTGEFGDVEIPVNPQRVAGIYVEDYLKALGVTPVVQWYHPSWGKQDYLDLDVPEYDITGSIEALLDKNPDLIIADGGADEAKYEQYSRVAPTYRLPEAVLQDSRLMLAAIADALGIPEKAETVLVEYDQKVEAGKAKLQQALGQEKVAVIRLNVADKTFALFGVENRYTGVIYDQFGLTPVPMAAEMTEYQSIISEELIPELEADHIIIFPDNGGWDTAANQEAIGILDGPLWKNLPAVKNGNIYKMERSHWQSGAITANSMKLDDLLQAMVK, from the coding sequence ATGACAAGCCGGGGGCGTAAATTCATCTGGACCATCGTATTAATACTGGCAATGTCCGCTTTGGCGGCTTGCGGGGCCGATAACAATGCAGGGGACGCTAACGCCGCCCAGACGGGGAATGCAGCGGGGCAGGCACAAGCTGGCACAGCTCCAGCGGAGACTGGCAATGAAGCAGCTTCAGAAAGTGCCACAAGAACTGTTACAGGGGAATTCGGAGATGTCGAGATTCCGGTGAATCCTCAGCGGGTAGCCGGAATCTATGTAGAGGATTATCTGAAGGCGCTCGGTGTAACACCGGTCGTCCAATGGTATCATCCCAGCTGGGGCAAGCAGGATTATCTGGATCTGGATGTGCCGGAGTACGACATTACCGGAAGCATTGAAGCACTGCTTGATAAAAATCCGGATCTGATCATTGCCGACGGCGGAGCGGATGAGGCGAAATATGAGCAGTATTCCCGGGTGGCCCCGACTTACCGTCTGCCCGAGGCCGTACTGCAGGATTCGAGACTGATGCTTGCCGCCATAGCAGATGCGCTGGGCATTCCGGAGAAGGCCGAGACTGTGCTTGTGGAATACGACCAGAAGGTAGAGGCTGGAAAAGCGAAGCTGCAGCAGGCGCTTGGACAGGAGAAGGTGGCAGTAATCCGGCTTAATGTGGCGGACAAAACCTTTGCTCTTTTCGGAGTTGAAAACCGTTATACCGGTGTAATCTATGATCAGTTTGGTCTGACACCTGTCCCTATGGCTGCTGAGATGACAGAATACCAGTCCATTATTTCCGAAGAGCTGATACCTGAGCTTGAGGCAGATCACATTATTATTTTCCCCGATAACGGAGGCTGGGATACTGCAGCGAATCAGGAAGCCATTGGAATCCTCGATGGCCCGCTCTGGAAGAACCTGCCTGCGGTGAAAAATGGAAACATCTATAAAATGGAGCGATCCCACTGGCAGTCTGGTGCAATCACGGCCAATTCAATGAAGCTGGACGATCTGCTGCAGGCAATGGTGAAATAA
- a CDS encoding LysE family transporter: MSHWPALLSGLGFGFIIAAPVGPMSVLCMNRTLKSGFSSGLATGAGIALADGIYALAAVAGSRFVNEFTSDYALPLRLLGSLFIGYLGVKGLSPAPVSAEPEAASRSGISYSLLTSFLLTLANPATLLSFVALAASLGSAIGTSLYLPAGIAIGSCSWWLLLSGLIVWISGRLPAGFSRILRPASSVLLLLYSLYGILSA, from the coding sequence ATGAGCCACTGGCCTGCACTGTTAAGCGGCCTGGGGTTCGGCTTCATCATTGCTGCCCCGGTAGGCCCGATGTCAGTACTCTGCATGAACCGGACACTGAAGTCCGGCTTCAGCTCCGGCCTTGCTACCGGTGCAGGAATCGCACTGGCTGACGGCATATATGCCCTGGCGGCTGTTGCGGGCTCCCGGTTTGTGAATGAATTCACTTCGGACTATGCCTTGCCGCTTCGTCTGCTGGGCAGCCTGTTCATTGGCTACCTCGGGGTGAAGGGCCTCTCACCTGCTCCGGTATCAGCAGAGCCGGAAGCCGCAAGCCGCAGCGGAATCAGCTACAGCCTGCTTACCTCCTTTCTGCTGACTCTGGCCAATCCGGCTACTCTGCTGTCATTTGTCGCCCTGGCAGCTTCACTCGGCAGCGCCATCGGTACTTCCCTATATCTGCCGGCCGGCATTGCCATAGGTTCCTGTTCCTGGTGGCTGCTGCTATCCGGGCTTATCGTCTGGATCAGCGGCAGGCTGCCCGCCGGCTTCAGCCGAATACTTCGCCCGGCCTCATCAGTCCTTCTGCTTCTGTACAGCTTATACGGTATTCTGTCGGCATGA
- a CDS encoding Lrp/AsnC family transcriptional regulator — translation MDSLDYKILSAIMSHGRITWSELAGQLGLSSPATADRVRRLEEQGVITGYTALIDAESAGYGLAALIAVSLERPEHRQGFIELVRKLPEIQECHHTAGDDDYILKLRCRGTKDLERIISEEIKGLPGIVRTRTTIILGTVKETPNIPLPPAEHAP, via the coding sequence ATGGACTCTTTAGATTATAAAATACTGTCGGCAATTATGAGCCACGGAAGAATCACCTGGTCCGAGCTTGCCGGTCAGCTCGGCCTCTCTTCTCCGGCCACAGCAGACCGGGTGCGGCGGCTGGAGGAGCAGGGGGTTATTACGGGATATACTGCGCTCATCGACGCTGAATCTGCCGGGTACGGCCTGGCAGCACTAATTGCTGTATCCTTGGAACGGCCGGAGCACCGGCAAGGCTTCATTGAGCTTGTCAGGAAGCTGCCGGAGATTCAGGAATGCCATCACACTGCGGGGGATGATGACTACATCCTGAAGCTGCGCTGCCGGGGAACAAAGGATCTCGAACGGATTATCAGTGAAGAGATTAAGGGCTTGCCTGGAATCGTGCGGACCCGCACCACTATCATTCTCGGGACTGTCAAGGAGACACCTAATATTCCGCTGCCGCCGGCAGAGCATGCGCCATGA
- a CDS encoding MFS transporter, with the protein MKNSRKVTNKLEAGSLRTQDSGTGSQWLLVIGIICVAAALRAPFTSVGPLLEMIRDDLGLSNTLAGAITTLPLLAFALLSPFAPQLARKLGLANILMLSMLGLSMGILIRSASGTVAFFLGTAMVGLSIALCNVLLPGLIKGKFPQRIGLMTGIYTVSMNMCAAAASGISVPLAEQAGLGWRGTLALWFIIAALATLFWIPQMKKLSQGSTGAVQSSAVRVWRSPLAWQVTLFMGLQSLLYYVLISWFSVILGERGMSPGHAGWILSLMQLAQLPFTFFVPLWAGRMKNQRMLVAITAVLFMAGILGVWLGSTELMAVWAVCIGTGGGFAFGLAMMFFSLRTRTTQEASELSGMAQSAGYLLAAMGPALFGLLHDRTDSWNVPLAVLAAASVLLFAAGMGAGSNRYVGDKK; encoded by the coding sequence ATGAAGAATAGCCGTAAAGTAACCAACAAACTGGAAGCTGGCAGTCTGCGGACACAGGACTCCGGCACGGGCAGCCAGTGGCTGCTGGTCATAGGAATTATCTGTGTTGCCGCAGCGCTCCGTGCCCCGTTCACCTCAGTCGGGCCTCTGCTCGAGATGATCCGTGATGATCTCGGGCTCTCTAATACACTTGCCGGTGCAATCACAACGCTGCCGCTGCTGGCATTTGCACTGCTGTCTCCGTTCGCTCCGCAGCTGGCCCGTAAGCTTGGACTGGCTAATATCCTGATGCTGTCCATGCTTGGGCTGTCTATGGGCATTCTGATCCGTTCGGCTTCCGGGACAGTTGCCTTTTTCCTCGGCACAGCTATGGTCGGCTTATCGATTGCACTCTGCAACGTGCTGCTGCCGGGATTAATCAAGGGGAAATTTCCGCAGCGTATTGGTCTGATGACCGGTATTTATACGGTGTCCATGAATATGTGCGCTGCTGCCGCCTCAGGAATCAGTGTTCCGCTGGCGGAGCAGGCGGGGCTTGGCTGGAGGGGAACCCTGGCCCTGTGGTTCATTATTGCGGCACTGGCCACATTATTCTGGATTCCGCAGATGAAGAAGCTGAGCCAGGGAAGCACGGGAGCTGTACAGTCTTCGGCCGTACGGGTATGGCGTTCTCCGCTGGCGTGGCAGGTTACGCTGTTCATGGGACTGCAGTCTCTGCTCTACTACGTTCTGATTTCTTGGTTTTCCGTTATCCTCGGTGAGCGGGGGATGTCGCCAGGCCATGCAGGCTGGATACTCTCACTAATGCAGCTGGCTCAGCTGCCGTTTACCTTCTTCGTACCGCTATGGGCTGGACGGATGAAGAACCAGCGTATGCTGGTTGCGATTACAGCAGTTTTGTTTATGGCCGGCATTTTGGGAGTCTGGCTGGGCAGTACGGAGCTGATGGCCGTGTGGGCGGTCTGCATCGGAACCGGCGGCGGATTCGCTTTTGGCCTGGCGATGATGTTCTTCAGTCTGCGCACACGCACTACTCAGGAGGCAAGCGAGCTGTCCGGAATGGCCCAGTCTGCCGGTTATCTGCTGGCAGCAATGGGACCTGCGCTGTTCGGTCTGCTTCATGATAGAACGGACAGCTGGAATGTTCCGCTGGCTGTGCTTGCAGCAGCGAGCGTGCTGCTGTTCGCTGCCGGAATGGGAGCCGGGAGCAACCGGTATGTGGGGGACAAGAAGTAG
- a CDS encoding ABC transporter permease, producing MMALIGKEMRMTLRSLVFYLFIIVTCFFYFTSYATEETWGEVGPPAVDVTPQNIGTAEHPYYGWKKPANTLELAGRMKTEIGFDLGSGIIEKLRLGFPVKNTLDAGEREILTEAVSKLDAVLLAPEQYTMEEVYAIAGEIDKRLGGNSMYKVGLRDYSFPVENYDDAVKLQEDILADYSAKVEAGELLPGAARYFSDYMSLPAGMFPVFISAFLLLRDRSSRMNELIYSRRISPWVYVSSKFLALGIMSSLVYLIVAVLGGWQTVDTLGLTGQTGQAVGIFLGYTAWWLLPTLWVSIAFGMFGSMLFRRGIVPIALQILWWFLSLLPLMGSYGLGRLIIRFNSPNDYGLYRGWKNEIALNRSFYLLLTVLLIAAAAWLWERNRSRLDSAGMTAKKRSRRRSPAAPAAAPEGGR from the coding sequence ATGATGGCGCTGATCGGCAAAGAGATGCGCATGACGCTGCGCAGCCTGGTCTTTTACCTGTTTATAATCGTAACCTGTTTCTTCTACTTCACTTCGTATGCCACGGAGGAAACCTGGGGTGAGGTCGGCCCTCCTGCAGTAGATGTTACCCCGCAGAACATAGGGACCGCAGAGCATCCTTATTACGGCTGGAAGAAACCTGCGAACACACTGGAGCTTGCCGGCAGAATGAAGACGGAGATTGGCTTTGATCTGGGCAGCGGGATTATTGAAAAGCTGAGATTGGGTTTTCCTGTGAAAAATACGCTTGATGCCGGTGAGCGGGAGATCCTCACAGAAGCGGTCTCCAAGCTGGACGCGGTCCTGCTGGCCCCTGAGCAGTATACGATGGAAGAGGTCTACGCTATTGCCGGGGAGATAGACAAGCGGCTTGGCGGAAACAGCATGTATAAAGTGGGTTTAAGAGATTACAGCTTCCCCGTTGAAAATTATGATGATGCGGTAAAGCTGCAGGAAGATATCCTTGCTGACTATAGCGCGAAGGTAGAAGCGGGAGAGCTGCTGCCCGGGGCTGCGCGTTACTTCAGTGACTATATGTCACTGCCGGCTGGAATGTTCCCAGTCTTCATCTCTGCCTTTCTGCTGCTCCGGGACCGTTCCAGCCGGATGAATGAGCTGATCTACAGCCGCCGGATCTCCCCTTGGGTGTACGTCAGCTCCAAATTCCTTGCCCTGGGGATTATGTCATCGCTGGTGTATCTGATCGTGGCTGTCCTCGGCGGCTGGCAGACCGTGGATACCCTGGGACTAACCGGACAAACCGGGCAGGCGGTTGGCATTTTCCTTGGCTACACGGCCTGGTGGCTGCTGCCAACGCTTTGGGTCTCCATTGCGTTTGGAATGTTCGGCTCCATGCTGTTCCGCCGGGGAATCGTACCGATTGCCCTGCAGATTCTCTGGTGGTTCTTGTCCCTGCTGCCGCTAATGGGCTCTTACGGGCTGGGCCGGCTGATTATCCGCTTCAACTCCCCTAACGATTACGGGCTCTACAGGGGATGGAAGAATGAGATTGCGCTGAACCGCAGCTTCTATCTGCTGCTCACTGTGTTACTGATTGCCGCAGCTGCATGGCTCTGGGAAAGAAACCGCAGCCGGCTGGATTCAGCAGGTATGACGGCCAAGAAACGTTCCCGGCGGAGATCCCCCGCCGCACCTGCAGCCGCACCGGAGGGGGGCAGATGA
- a CDS encoding M56 family metallopeptidase, with product MTILDKSISAAVMIIAVAAIRSLVLYKLPRTTFVALWGIVMIHLFNPFSFTSRFSVYAGVDLLKQAVAGAGADGTAPLSPSGDHAAQAIVRLTGIETQAASVSVFQVIWLSGVLIFGVLFITLYLKCRRKFATSLPVADDAAAFWLKEYPARRSVDIRQSDKIISPLTYGIFRPVVLLPKAMDWSNEAQLRHILAHEFAHIRRFDALTKLLLAFTLAVYWFNPLVWLMVVLAGRDIELSCDEAVVKGLDAPAKTAYAMTLIGMEEKKSALTLLFNNFSKHSIEERIVSVMKMKKTTVMGMTAALALIIAVPAVFAAEAAVAPDQDAESAIVLSVTDKVTGVTSISEDDGVTWMEESEYLKTHPAADIVWWTADEYQKWLDQEKIELQSLADAPGWSQDKIDNAVRMYEENLQYIKAGGKLSRTVNGDDSIVYSDGTLAGEE from the coding sequence ATGACTATTCTTGATAAGAGCATTTCTGCAGCGGTAATGATTATTGCCGTCGCCGCCATTCGTTCGCTTGTTTTATACAAACTGCCCAGAACGACATTTGTTGCCTTGTGGGGAATCGTGATGATCCACCTCTTTAACCCCTTTTCATTCACATCACGGTTCTCGGTTTATGCCGGCGTTGACCTGTTGAAGCAGGCAGTGGCAGGAGCGGGTGCAGACGGAACAGCTCCTTTATCCCCTTCCGGAGATCATGCCGCTCAGGCAATTGTCCGGCTTACAGGAATAGAAACGCAGGCAGCCTCCGTATCTGTGTTCCAGGTGATCTGGCTCTCAGGGGTGTTAATCTTCGGAGTGTTATTCATTACACTGTACCTGAAATGCCGCAGGAAATTTGCAACCTCTCTGCCTGTAGCGGATGATGCGGCTGCGTTCTGGCTGAAGGAATATCCTGCACGGCGATCTGTGGACATAAGGCAGTCTGACAAAATTATTTCTCCCCTGACCTATGGTATATTCCGTCCCGTTGTGCTGCTGCCGAAGGCAATGGACTGGAGCAATGAGGCGCAATTAAGACATATTCTTGCCCACGAATTCGCTCATATCCGGCGGTTTGATGCGCTGACCAAGCTGCTCCTGGCCTTTACTTTAGCTGTTTATTGGTTCAATCCTTTAGTGTGGCTAATGGTAGTGCTGGCAGGCCGGGATATTGAACTGTCCTGTGATGAAGCGGTTGTCAAAGGCTTAGATGCCCCTGCAAAAACAGCCTATGCGATGACACTTATCGGAATGGAAGAAAAGAAAAGCGCGCTAACCTTGTTGTTTAACAATTTCAGTAAACATTCCATTGAAGAAAGGATAGTGTCTGTTATGAAAATGAAAAAAACTACTGTTATGGGAATGACAGCAGCCCTGGCTCTGATTATTGCTGTGCCTGCTGTGTTTGCCGCTGAGGCTGCCGTAGCTCCGGACCAGGATGCCGAGAGTGCAATTGTCCTGTCAGTCACAGATAAAGTGACGGGGGTAACCAGCATCAGTGAAGATGACGGAGTGACCTGGATGGAGGAAAGTGAGTATCTCAAGACTCATCCTGCGGCGGACATCGTCTGGTGGACAGCTGACGAGTATCAGAAATGGCTTGATCAGGAGAAGATAGAGCTTCAGTCCTTAGCCGATGCCCCGGGCTGGTCACAGGATAAAATTGACAATGCGGTCCGTATGTATGAAGAGAATCTGCAATATATCAAAGCCGGCGGGAAGCTTTCGAGGACCGTCAACGGTGATGACAGCATAGTGTATTCGGACGGGACGCTTGCTGGTGAAGAATAA
- a CDS encoding helix-turn-helix domain-containing protein, producing MADQLQRYSGKRLFYSLINIEAAAQSPAETEQLAVYPKHTLIIVSAGQGWLKADERRYLLEKGAGFLAEAGSLNRIQAGESGISFYRLTFELILTGQEETDNLPGAGMLQPGYLYCRPYSQCAMLLDSICHSRKSMEDIEWFAAQTRFQELLLLIMRANAPAIRSQDDLEAVERSIRYMEEHFSEALSVDQLAEIAGIGRTRYTQLFKEITGEIPLEHLNGLRIERAQQQLLLTKDRLHDVAQAVGYSNEYYFNRRFKGMVGVTPGQYRSLHQEGGRVFAPFLEDYLLALGITPVVQYCHAQWGRQEYLGLDQVPAFDISSRDWEELSRYMPDLIILDDGYQRWQLRECRQVAPLFRLPFHQEDWRATLRSAAAVFGRTDRVQEVISSYEQTARQAKRILSRSARGQTAALLRLSSCGITLYGSEELGYSANVLHEDLGLQRPELVRRLTRGQKRVSLNSEELSGLTADHLFITFDRQEGEGRELLESQLWRSLPAVRNRCVYEVDFMAWMNYGVLSHQRKIEDVLKVLA from the coding sequence ATGGCAGATCAATTACAGAGATATAGCGGAAAAAGGCTGTTCTACAGCCTGATTAATATAGAAGCGGCAGCCCAGTCCCCGGCGGAGACTGAACAGCTTGCCGTATATCCGAAGCATACACTAATCATAGTGTCGGCAGGGCAGGGCTGGCTCAAGGCGGACGAGAGAAGATATCTTCTGGAGAAAGGTGCGGGATTTCTGGCAGAAGCCGGATCTCTGAACAGAATCCAGGCTGGAGAGAGCGGAATTAGCTTTTACCGGCTTACCTTTGAGCTTATTCTTACAGGACAGGAGGAAACGGACAATCTGCCCGGGGCAGGCATGCTGCAGCCGGGATATCTCTATTGCAGGCCGTATTCACAGTGTGCAATGCTGCTGGATTCCATATGTCACAGCCGCAAAAGTATGGAGGATATCGAGTGGTTCGCGGCTCAGACCCGCTTCCAGGAACTGCTATTGCTGATTATGCGGGCGAATGCCCCGGCAATAAGGTCACAGGATGATCTGGAGGCTGTAGAACGGTCAATCCGTTATATGGAAGAACATTTCAGCGAAGCCTTATCCGTTGACCAGCTGGCTGAGATTGCCGGGATTGGCCGTACGCGTTATACCCAGCTTTTTAAAGAGATTACAGGTGAGATTCCACTCGAGCACTTGAACGGTCTGCGTATTGAACGGGCGCAGCAGCAGCTGCTGCTGACGAAGGACCGGCTGCATGACGTTGCACAGGCTGTCGGTTACAGCAATGAGTACTATTTCAACCGCCGTTTCAAGGGAATGGTTGGTGTAACTCCCGGGCAATACAGAAGCCTCCATCAGGAGGGGGGCCGTGTATTTGCCCCTTTTCTTGAGGATTATCTGCTGGCACTCGGCATTACTCCGGTAGTGCAGTATTGTCATGCCCAGTGGGGCAGACAGGAATACCTGGGTCTTGATCAGGTGCCGGCATTCGATATTTCGAGCAGAGACTGGGAGGAGCTCTCCCGTTATATGCCCGATCTGATCATTCTGGATGACGGCTATCAGCGCTGGCAGCTGAGAGAGTGCCGCCAGGTAGCCCCGCTGTTCCGGCTCCCGTTCCATCAGGAGGACTGGCGCGCTACCCTGCGCTCAGCGGCTGCTGTCTTCGGCAGGACTGACCGTGTACAGGAGGTCATCAGCAGCTACGAGCAGACGGCCCGCCAGGCTAAACGGATCCTCAGCCGCAGCGCCCGGGGACAGACGGCGGCACTGCTGCGTCTCTCTTCCTGTGGAATTACTCTTTATGGAAGTGAAGAGCTGGGGTACTCCGCTAATGTTCTGCATGAGGATCTGGGCCTTCAGCGGCCTGAACTTGTCCGCAGGCTTACCCGGGGACAGAAGCGGGTAAGCCTGAACAGTGAAGAGCTGTCCGGGCTGACTGCAGACCATCTGTTTATTACGTTTGACCGGCAGGAGGGTGAAGGCCGTGAGCTGCTTGAATCACAGCTATGGAGAAGTCTGCCTGCCGTACGTAACCGCTGCGTGTACGAGGTTGATTTCATGGCCTGGATGAATTATGGTGTACTGTCCCATCAGCGTAAGATTGAGGATGTGCTGAAGGTATTGGCATGA
- a CDS encoding ABC transporter ATP-binding protein, which yields MELNINGLTKTYGNKQALQEISFRVGEGIHGLLGPNGAGKTTLMRLLATLLEPTSGTAEIGGVSLQDKARVRELVGYLPQEFAFYPGMTVFEAMDYLALLSGIAGGAERKRRINGLLELVNLTEQRRTKVKALSGGMKRRLGVAQAMVHEPKLLIVDEPTAGLDPEERIRFRRLLGRFAEGRIVLLSTHVVEDVESTCEQMTVLHKGSLRYHGRIGDLTAAAAGQVWVAELERAEWEQSRDRFPVLSAVPEGNGMRVRVLADVQPYAGAQQVTPSIEDAYLHLMRREESFV from the coding sequence ATGGAGCTTAATATTAACGGTCTGACCAAGACCTATGGAAACAAACAGGCACTGCAGGAGATCAGCTTTCGGGTAGGAGAGGGGATTCACGGGCTGCTTGGACCGAATGGAGCGGGGAAAACAACTCTCATGCGCCTGCTGGCCACCCTGCTTGAGCCGACTTCGGGGACGGCTGAGATTGGCGGCGTCAGCCTGCAGGACAAAGCCCGGGTCCGTGAGCTGGTCGGTTATCTGCCGCAGGAATTCGCCTTCTATCCGGGGATGACGGTATTTGAGGCGATGGATTATCTTGCGCTGTTATCCGGTATCGCCGGAGGTGCAGAGCGGAAGCGGAGAATTAACGGATTGCTTGAGCTGGTTAACCTGACTGAGCAGCGCCGTACCAAGGTGAAGGCATTATCGGGCGGGATGAAACGCCGGCTTGGTGTAGCCCAGGCGATGGTGCATGAGCCGAAGCTGCTCATTGTGGATGAACCTACGGCAGGACTGGACCCCGAGGAGCGGATCCGTTTCCGGCGGCTGCTGGGCCGGTTTGCCGAAGGGCGCATCGTCCTCTTGTCCACACATGTGGTTGAAGATGTGGAATCGACCTGTGAACAAATGACGGTGCTGCATAAGGGAAGTCTGCGCTATCACGGAAGAATAGGGGATTTGACCGCCGCTGCCGCCGGACAAGTCTGGGTGGCAGAGCTTGAACGGGCGGAGTGGGAGCAGAGCCGTGACCGCTTTCCGGTATTGTCCGCTGTGCCGGAAGGAAACGGCATGCGGGTCCGGGTGCTGGCAGATGTGCAGCCTTATGCTGGAGCGCAGCAGGTTACGCCGTCGATTGAGGATGCTTATCTGCATCTTATGCGCAGGGAGGAATCCTTCGTATGA
- a CDS encoding RNA polymerase sigma factor, translated as MPDAEAEGLMEEETIIRRFREGSLDAFEWLVRKYRTPAVRFAYHLTGDYHTAEDLAQDCFAYLLVYPEKYDYRAAFQTYLFTILRNKSIDVMRRNARQRRMLETGGGDSPWYPGRQGKNAADGRPELSGAIHNGTADDPAQLAVIREEDLEWRRRLLLLKPEYCQAVYLVDVGQMSYAQAAAVMGRNNVSFKVLLHRARKKLRQIYEKEEWDCNVNRTGANIY; from the coding sequence ATGCCGGATGCGGAAGCCGAAGGCCTGATGGAAGAGGAGACGATTATACGCAGGTTCCGGGAAGGAAGCCTGGACGCATTTGAATGGCTGGTCCGCAAGTACCGGACACCTGCAGTAAGGTTTGCTTACCATTTGACCGGTGATTATCATACCGCTGAGGATTTGGCCCAGGACTGCTTCGCCTATCTGCTGGTCTATCCGGAGAAGTATGATTACCGCGCAGCTTTTCAGACCTATCTGTTCACGATTCTCCGTAATAAAAGCATTGATGTTATGCGCAGGAATGCCAGGCAGCGGAGAATGCTTGAAACCGGCGGGGGTGACAGTCCCTGGTATCCGGGCCGGCAGGGGAAAAATGCGGCAGATGGCCGGCCTGAGCTTAGCGGCGCCATACATAACGGGACTGCTGATGATCCGGCACAGCTGGCGGTGATCCGCGAAGAGGATCTGGAATGGCGCAGAAGGCTGCTCCTGCTGAAGCCGGAGTACTGTCAGGCAGTCTATCTGGTGGATGTGGGGCAGATGTCTTATGCGCAGGCGGCAGCGGTGATGGGCAGGAATAACGTAAGCTTCAAGGTGCTGCTGCACCGGGCTCGCAAGAAGCTCAGGCAGATTTACGAAAAGGAGGAGTGGGATTGTAATGTCAACCGGACAGGAGCAAACATTTATTGA
- a CDS encoding BlaI/MecI/CopY family transcriptional regulator, whose translation MEIKLFDSELKVMDVLWKEGVLTAKQLAGILKEQVGWNKNTTYTVIKKCIEKGAIERMEPNFQCRATLVKEQVQQQEAEELVNKIFDGSVDLLFASLLNKKSLSPEEIKRLKQLVNELE comes from the coding sequence ATGGAAATTAAACTTTTCGATTCTGAGCTGAAAGTCATGGATGTGTTATGGAAAGAGGGGGTTCTGACGGCCAAGCAGCTTGCCGGTATCTTGAAAGAACAGGTCGGGTGGAACAAGAACACTACGTATACCGTGATCAAAAAATGTATTGAAAAAGGTGCAATTGAACGAATGGAGCCTAATTTTCAGTGCAGGGCAACACTTGTCAAAGAGCAGGTGCAGCAGCAGGAGGCGGAGGAGCTTGTCAACAAAATATTTGACGGATCGGTTGACCTGCTGTTTGCTTCATTATTGAACAAGAAAAGCTTGTCGCCGGAGGAAATCAAACGGCTGAAGCAGCTTGTTAATGAGCTGGAGTGA